A genomic window from Anthocerotibacter panamensis C109 includes:
- a CDS encoding efflux RND transporter permease subunit, protein MLNRLILWSLTQRWLVVLACVVLLGAGVATVVRMPLDVFPNFAPPQVVIQTEAPGLAPEEVESLVTLPLESALNGTPGLTDIRSSSAIGLSVVTVVFDWNTEVFRARQLVTERVQQVAPRLPQGVSPPLLSPVSSPIGDVIKYALTLGPKAQATQPTAILDLATLANGQIRNRLLAVPGVTRVLVLGGGERQYQVLVEPARLKQFGVTLTQVTEAVRQANVNAPAGFLSTPDQEFLIRGVGRTASLADLGNSVVTVRAGVPVRLKDIARIQTGSGVKRGDGSLNGQEAVILTVTRQPFADTPTVTRAVEAAMAEIRPTLPKDVQVTTTFRQEDFIEKSVSNVVEALRDGALIVAVILVLFLGNWRTMVITLTALPLSVALGLLVLNAFGIGLNTMTLGGLAIALGEVIDDAIIDAENVYRRLRENQVREDPDPPLKVIFQGSVQIRGSVVFATLILCIVIAPIFVLSGVEGRIFTPLGLAYILAILASLVVALTVTPALCYLLLANRQLPEDETWTVRTLKERYRPVLLFALRHPNTILVGSALAFVVSLALVPGLGKTFLPEFQERNLVIAVSQLPGASLQSTQQVGLALERALKKHPEIETAQFRAGRALGDDDAGGVNFGELDVQIADDAPNREQVLDLIRDEFARYPGVVVNVGGFISHRIDEVLSGTRSAIAIQLFGPDLNVLRSKAQEIEQVMGTVPGVVDLQVEPQVPVAQLSVRFNREQAARYGLTVGALAETIETAFNGRVVSQVLKDQRLFNLVVWLAPEARMQPEQIGDLLIDTPVGQKIPLSQVATLVQDKGPNTINRQNVSRRIVIAANARGRDIGSLIAEARQKITAQVSLPTGYYLQFGGQFEAQERATRELLLFSALALVGVAVLLYQAVHSLRSTLLILANLPLALMGGIVAVWLGGGVLSVASLVGFITLFGVANRNGIILVTTYYQRMATGEPFEQAVVEGSMERLAPVLMTALTAALAMVPLMVGAGAGKEILQPLAVVVFGGLFTSTALTLVVIPALFDRFGSRNPPTLSEQERRAMGMEGMLVDQA, encoded by the coding sequence ATGCTTAACCGCCTCATCCTCTGGTCGCTGACCCAACGCTGGCTGGTGGTCTTGGCCTGCGTAGTCCTGCTCGGGGCGGGTGTCGCTACGGTTGTGCGGATGCCTCTGGACGTCTTTCCCAACTTTGCACCGCCCCAAGTCGTCATCCAGACTGAGGCTCCGGGACTGGCCCCGGAAGAAGTGGAGTCTTTGGTCACGCTGCCTTTAGAAAGTGCCCTCAATGGCACACCTGGACTTACCGATATCCGCTCCAGTTCTGCGATTGGGCTTTCGGTGGTCACAGTCGTCTTCGATTGGAATACCGAAGTCTTCCGGGCACGGCAGTTAGTCACCGAACGGGTGCAGCAGGTGGCCCCGCGCCTACCCCAAGGGGTGAGCCCCCCCCTGCTCTCACCCGTAAGTTCTCCGATTGGGGATGTCATCAAGTACGCCCTGACTCTTGGCCCCAAGGCGCAAGCTACCCAGCCCACCGCTATCCTAGACTTGGCAACCCTCGCTAACGGACAGATTCGCAATCGCCTGCTGGCGGTCCCTGGCGTGACGCGGGTACTGGTTTTGGGGGGTGGAGAACGCCAATATCAAGTCCTGGTCGAACCGGCCCGCCTCAAACAATTTGGGGTCACCCTCACTCAGGTCACCGAGGCTGTCCGTCAGGCCAATGTAAACGCCCCTGCGGGCTTTCTGAGCACCCCGGACCAAGAATTTCTCATCCGGGGGGTGGGCCGCACTGCGTCTCTAGCCGACCTAGGAAACTCTGTAGTCACGGTACGAGCTGGGGTACCTGTACGCCTTAAAGATATCGCCCGTATCCAGACTGGGTCGGGGGTAAAACGAGGCGACGGCTCCCTCAATGGGCAGGAGGCGGTCATTCTCACCGTCACCCGCCAACCCTTTGCCGACACCCCGACTGTCACCCGTGCGGTAGAAGCGGCGATGGCTGAGATTCGGCCTACGCTCCCTAAAGATGTACAGGTCACGACCACCTTCCGGCAGGAAGACTTTATCGAGAAGTCGGTCAGCAATGTAGTGGAGGCGCTCCGGGATGGTGCGCTTATCGTCGCGGTCATCCTGGTGTTGTTTTTGGGGAACTGGCGCACGATGGTCATCACGCTTACTGCGCTACCGCTCTCTGTGGCCCTGGGCTTGTTGGTCCTGAATGCCTTTGGGATTGGCCTCAACACCATGACCCTCGGGGGACTCGCTATTGCGCTGGGCGAGGTGATTGATGATGCCATTATTGATGCAGAAAATGTCTACCGCCGTCTGCGCGAAAATCAGGTGCGGGAAGACCCGGACCCGCCCTTAAAAGTCATCTTTCAGGGCTCAGTGCAGATCCGGGGCTCGGTTGTTTTTGCCACCTTGATTCTCTGTATTGTCATCGCGCCCATCTTTGTGCTCTCTGGGGTCGAGGGCCGCATCTTTACGCCGCTGGGGCTGGCCTATATCCTGGCGATTCTGGCTTCGCTCGTGGTTGCCCTGACGGTTACCCCAGCGTTGTGTTATTTGCTCTTGGCGAACCGACAGCTTCCTGAAGACGAAACCTGGACGGTGCGTACCCTCAAGGAGCGCTACCGTCCGGTGCTGCTTTTTGCGCTGCGCCATCCCAATACGATCCTGGTGGGTTCTGCGCTGGCTTTTGTGGTATCACTCGCTCTGGTGCCCGGTCTCGGTAAGACCTTCCTACCCGAGTTTCAGGAGCGCAATCTGGTCATTGCTGTCTCTCAATTGCCGGGAGCCTCCCTCCAATCCACCCAGCAAGTGGGTCTTGCCCTTGAGCGCGCCCTCAAAAAGCATCCTGAGATTGAGACCGCTCAATTCCGGGCGGGGCGCGCCTTGGGGGATGATGACGCCGGGGGGGTCAACTTTGGTGAGTTGGATGTCCAGATTGCCGACGATGCCCCTAACCGTGAACAGGTTCTGGATCTCATACGCGATGAGTTCGCCCGCTATCCCGGCGTGGTCGTCAATGTCGGGGGCTTCATCTCGCACCGTATCGATGAAGTGCTCTCGGGTACCCGCTCGGCTATTGCTATCCAGCTCTTCGGCCCGGACCTGAATGTGCTCAGGAGCAAAGCCCAGGAGATTGAGCAGGTCATGGGTACGGTTCCCGGCGTGGTAGACCTCCAGGTGGAACCCCAGGTACCGGTCGCCCAACTTTCGGTGCGCTTCAATCGAGAGCAGGCGGCCCGTTATGGTCTGACCGTAGGTGCGTTAGCTGAGACGATTGAGACAGCCTTCAACGGGCGGGTAGTCTCCCAAGTCCTCAAAGACCAACGCCTCTTTAATCTAGTCGTATGGCTCGCTCCTGAGGCCCGGATGCAGCCGGAACAGATTGGCGACCTGCTCATTGATACCCCGGTGGGTCAGAAGATCCCGCTCTCCCAAGTGGCGACCCTGGTCCAAGATAAGGGACCGAACACGATTAACCGCCAAAATGTCTCCCGGCGGATTGTCATTGCAGCCAATGCCCGTGGGCGGGATATCGGCTCACTCATCGCCGAGGCGCGCCAGAAGATCACCGCCCAAGTGAGCCTGCCGACGGGCTACTACCTCCAATTCGGCGGTCAATTTGAAGCTCAGGAGCGGGCGACCCGAGAGCTTCTGCTGTTTAGTGCGCTGGCTTTGGTCGGAGTAGCGGTGCTGCTCTATCAGGCGGTGCACTCCCTACGCTCGACGCTCTTGATCTTGGCAAATCTGCCCTTGGCCTTGATGGGCGGCATTGTCGCAGTCTGGCTCGGGGGTGGGGTGCTGTCGGTGGCTTCGCTGGTCGGCTTCATCACCCTGTTTGGGGTCGCCAACCGCAACGGCATCATCCTGGTCACGACCTATTACCAGCGGATGGCGACGGGGGAGCCTTTCGAGCAGGCCGTGGTAGAGGGTTCTATGGAGCGCCTCGCGCCCGTCTTGATGACGGCCCTCACCGCAGCCTTGGCGATGGTCCCCCTAATGGTAGGTGCCGGAGCGGGCAAGGAGATCCTGCAACCTTTAGCCGTAGTGGTCTTCGGCGGGCTGTTCACCTCCACAGCCTTGACGTTGGTCGTCATCCCAGCCCTGTTCGACCGTTTTGGCTCGCGCAACCCCCCGACCCTCTCTGAGCAGGAGCGTCGGGCCATGGGGATGGAAGGAATGCTCGTGGATCAGGCGTAA
- a CDS encoding glycosyltransferase family 4 protein has product MSPATYPLTRPCQERTTKPRLLAVGEAVVSSGFARVLHSLLGRLQAHYEIHQLGLCYQGDPHPYPWNIYPARTGGDFYGVGRIRQLIERVRPNLVLIINDLGPLGDYMEALRSEQDNLKIVLYCPIDSGPIDPSAVARLTGAHRLVAYTQFGKRELEKAMAIAYQQDPTLRLPPVEVMAHGVDTQLFAQSDRLWAKQTLWPSLTDNAGSFVVLNANRNQPRKRIDLTMQGFALFAKDKPAHVRLYLHMGVEDLGWNVLNLAVRLGIEQRLILTSTANSVPMLSDAQMNLIYNACDVGLNTSTGEGWGLVSFEHAATGAAQVMTGHEVACELWQGAAELIEPFLTLTEPKTLTRMHLVRPEDVAAALERLYQDSRHLQTMAQAAYQKATNPAYSWDQVAQHWDRLFTKILTEPSGMNSVNHSDPIHLTSQENMPHGYPQKI; this is encoded by the coding sequence ATGAGTCCTGCCACCTACCCGCTTACCCGTCCCTGTCAAGAGCGGACCACAAAGCCGCGCCTGTTGGCTGTGGGGGAGGCTGTAGTCTCCAGTGGTTTTGCCCGCGTTCTGCACAGTCTGTTAGGCCGGCTGCAAGCGCACTACGAAATTCATCAGCTCGGTCTGTGCTACCAAGGCGACCCCCACCCCTATCCCTGGAACATCTACCCAGCCAGGACTGGAGGCGATTTTTACGGCGTGGGCCGCATCCGACAGCTAATCGAGCGGGTCCGCCCGAATCTGGTCCTGATCATCAATGACCTAGGACCCTTGGGCGATTATATGGAAGCGCTGAGGAGTGAGCAGGACAACCTCAAGATCGTCCTGTATTGCCCCATCGACAGCGGACCCATCGATCCCAGTGCCGTCGCTCGCTTGACGGGTGCCCATCGTTTGGTTGCCTATACTCAGTTTGGCAAGCGAGAACTGGAAAAAGCGATGGCGATAGCCTACCAACAAGATCCAACCCTACGCCTGCCCCCTGTCGAGGTGATGGCCCATGGGGTAGACACCCAGCTCTTTGCTCAGTCTGACCGGCTGTGGGCAAAGCAAACCCTCTGGCCCTCACTCACGGACAATGCGGGGTCTTTTGTCGTGCTCAATGCCAACCGCAACCAGCCGCGCAAGCGTATCGACCTCACGATGCAGGGCTTTGCTCTTTTTGCTAAAGACAAGCCCGCCCATGTCCGGCTCTACCTGCACATGGGCGTAGAGGATTTGGGATGGAATGTCCTCAATTTGGCTGTCCGTCTCGGAATTGAGCAGCGCTTGATCCTGACTTCCACCGCCAACAGTGTTCCCATGCTCAGCGACGCCCAGATGAATCTTATCTACAATGCCTGTGATGTCGGCCTGAATACCTCGACTGGTGAAGGCTGGGGGCTCGTCAGTTTTGAGCACGCCGCCACCGGTGCAGCCCAGGTCATGACCGGACACGAGGTAGCCTGCGAGTTATGGCAGGGCGCTGCCGAGCTAATCGAGCCGTTCCTCACCCTGACCGAGCCCAAGACGCTGACCCGAATGCATCTCGTACGGCCCGAGGATGTTGCTGCTGCCCTCGAACGGCTCTACCAGGACTCGAGGCACCTCCAGACTATGGCCCAGGCAGCTTATCAGAAAGCTACCAATCCAGCCTACTCCTGGGACCAAGTAGCCCAGCATTGGGACAGGTTATTTACGAAAATTTTGACTGAGCCATCGGGCATGAATTCAGTTAACCACTCAGATCCCATACACCTTACATCACAGGAGAATATGCCTCATGGCTATCCTCAGAAAATATGA
- a CDS encoding DUF2182 domain-containing protein has translation MLKQEQWIILSGVMGLTAAAWVYTIYLTQRMVQPMEMRGGMMSMPWVPADFAVSLLMWVVMMVAMMLPYATPTLLIFAAMNQELKQHQRPYIRTGVFLAGYLLVWAGFGLFATLTDWGVAALSIPSIPGFLGLSLTGTGLYQFTAFKKHCLIQCRTPQESFQNQWRTSEPAALWMGIQQGVCCIGCCWMLMALLVILGMSNLLWMASIAILILMERVIPHSQWVRQGSGVLLSLLGIWLTVS, from the coding sequence ATGTTGAAGCAAGAGCAATGGATCATCCTATCTGGGGTCATGGGCCTGACAGCGGCGGCATGGGTATACACTATTTACCTGACACAGCGGATGGTCCAGCCCATGGAGATGCGTGGGGGAATGATGTCCATGCCCTGGGTACCGGCTGACTTTGCCGTATCGCTGCTGATGTGGGTGGTCATGATGGTAGCGATGATGCTTCCCTACGCTACGCCGACCCTACTGATCTTCGCCGCTATGAATCAGGAACTCAAGCAACACCAGCGTCCATACATTCGCACCGGGGTTTTCCTGGCTGGCTATTTGCTGGTGTGGGCTGGGTTCGGTTTGTTTGCTACGTTGACGGACTGGGGAGTGGCGGCCCTATCGATCCCGAGCATTCCAGGTTTCCTGGGCTTATCTCTGACGGGTACCGGACTGTATCAATTCACTGCGTTCAAGAAACATTGCCTGATTCAGTGCCGTACCCCCCAGGAATCCTTTCAAAATCAATGGCGCACCTCTGAGCCTGCTGCTCTTTGGATGGGTATTCAGCAGGGGGTATGCTGCATCGGTTGCTGCTGGATGCTCATGGCACTGCTTGTGATTTTAGGGATGTCGAATTTGTTATGGATGGCTAGCATCGCTATCCTCATCTTGATGGAGCGTGTAATTCCTCACAGTCAATGGGTGCGCCAGGGAAGTGGGGTATTATTGTCGCTCTTAGGGATATGGTTAACAGTCTCGTAG
- a CDS encoding efflux RND transporter periplasmic adaptor subunit, with amino-acid sequence MQHKQAQITVVLLLLLSSGGPLWAHGGHDDAFENAAPTTGQVKVAPEVQKALGIKVTPVEEQLLSTSLQVNGQIQAIPSQSAQIHAPVAGRVLRVQVQPGQAVQKGQTLVVLDSPEIRQLAVEAERTRTQAQAQVTQAQARVNLAQSTYEREQELVNLKISARKDFQVAEAELRQAQADLAAARAQVKLSGALLTNRLAQLGQVRSDGRVALLAPFAGVATNQQVSIGEAVEPGKMLFEVVNLNQVWAVAQVYEKDLGRVRPTQAVEVMTESYPGKTFRGRISSLDPIVNAETRTLAVRAVLANPGGLLKPQMFATLRLITGRMDRPVTVIARSAVLDVEGKKIVYVQNGDAFVPTEVQLGQMSGNLVEVTDGVFPGDQVVTQRAFQLRAEALKGSIPAEDSASGQVAADSAPTPEAASTNTLPFWVWLLGGLGFSVGTFFAGLGVACRTMGSVDPVLNRRAKLGSAYFEGKKDA; translated from the coding sequence ATGCAGCACAAACAAGCCCAGATTACGGTAGTCCTGCTTCTCCTTCTGAGCAGTGGGGGGCCACTCTGGGCACACGGCGGTCACGATGATGCTTTCGAAAATGCCGCCCCGACGACCGGGCAGGTGAAGGTAGCCCCCGAGGTACAAAAAGCTCTGGGCATTAAAGTCACCCCAGTAGAGGAGCAACTCCTGAGCACCAGCCTCCAGGTCAACGGGCAGATCCAGGCGATCCCCAGCCAATCCGCCCAGATCCATGCACCCGTCGCAGGCCGCGTGCTCAGGGTGCAGGTCCAACCGGGGCAGGCGGTCCAGAAAGGTCAGACGCTCGTAGTCCTAGACAGCCCAGAGATCCGACAGTTAGCGGTGGAAGCTGAGCGTACTCGGACTCAAGCTCAAGCTCAGGTCACTCAGGCTCAAGCGCGGGTCAATCTAGCTCAGAGTACCTACGAGCGGGAGCAGGAATTAGTAAACTTAAAAATTTCAGCGCGCAAGGATTTTCAGGTGGCTGAGGCCGAACTCCGGCAAGCCCAAGCAGATCTAGCAGCGGCGCGTGCGCAGGTAAAACTCAGTGGAGCACTCCTTACCAACCGATTGGCGCAACTGGGACAAGTCCGTTCGGATGGCCGCGTTGCGCTCCTTGCTCCTTTCGCTGGCGTGGCGACCAACCAGCAGGTGAGTATAGGCGAGGCTGTAGAGCCAGGAAAAATGCTCTTTGAGGTGGTCAACCTCAATCAGGTGTGGGCAGTAGCTCAGGTCTATGAGAAAGATCTAGGACGGGTCCGCCCCACGCAAGCGGTAGAAGTCATGACCGAGAGCTATCCTGGCAAAACCTTCCGGGGACGCATCAGCAGCCTAGACCCGATAGTGAACGCTGAGACCCGGACCCTGGCGGTGCGGGCCGTGCTCGCCAATCCCGGCGGATTGCTCAAGCCCCAGATGTTTGCGACCCTGCGGCTGATTACAGGCCGTATGGACCGACCTGTGACCGTCATCGCGCGCTCGGCTGTGCTGGATGTGGAGGGCAAAAAAATCGTCTATGTCCAGAACGGAGATGCTTTTGTGCCTACGGAGGTCCAGCTCGGTCAAATGAGTGGCAATCTTGTCGAGGTCACCGATGGTGTATTCCCAGGCGACCAAGTCGTCACGCAACGGGCTTTTCAACTGCGGGCTGAAGCGCTCAAGGGGAGTATCCCTGCGGAGGATAGTGCCTCAGGCCAAGTGGCAGCAGATAGCGCACCGACTCCTGAAGCTGCTTCCACGAATACCCTTCCCTTCTGGGTCTGGCTACTCGGAGGGTTGGGGTTCTCGGTGGGAACGTTCTTTGCCGGCCTGGGTGTAGCATGCCGGACCATGGGGTCGGTAGATCCGGTGCTAAACCGTAGGGCTAAGCTCGGCTCGGCCTATTTTGAGGGCAAGAAAGATGCTTAA
- a CDS encoding glycosyltransferase family 4 protein, which translates to MRTRPKILVIGDGNTPTGFGRVVHSILIRLYQTYEIHHLGINHSGDPHDAPWPIYPAGIYGDLYGVDRVPELVEKIRPELVVGIADPWTLTRYAAALHAYQNHVRTIFYLPIEGTPLDPSVAVGLRYIDRLVVYNHFSAETLNEAFRNAALEDPTLSDRLLDIIPHGVDTSVFYPLGDRVAAKKQLLPDLPEFYDSFIVLNANRNQPRKRIDLTMKGFALFARDKPKNVKLCLHMGLEGYGWNLTILARRLGLEERLILTSNQPEFAWESVEKLNLIYNACDVGINTSTGEGWGLVSFEHGATGAAQVVPHHSSCAELWQGAAELMEPSFSLTTERVLFAGEYVTPETIAQTLEKLYQNHQLRQERSEQAYIRATDPAYNWDNIARSWAGLFEEVLATRLYVAR; encoded by the coding sequence ATGAGAACCCGCCCCAAAATCCTCGTCATCGGTGATGGCAATACTCCAACCGGCTTTGGTCGCGTAGTCCACAGCATACTCATCCGGCTCTACCAAACCTATGAGATCCATCATTTGGGCATTAACCACTCGGGCGATCCCCATGATGCACCTTGGCCGATTTATCCGGCAGGAATTTATGGCGATCTCTATGGGGTTGACCGTGTGCCTGAGTTAGTGGAAAAAATACGCCCGGAATTGGTTGTGGGGATTGCTGACCCGTGGACCTTAACCCGCTATGCCGCAGCGCTTCATGCTTATCAAAACCACGTCCGCACTATTTTTTATCTACCTATTGAGGGCACTCCGCTTGATCCTTCCGTGGCTGTTGGGTTGCGCTATATTGATCGCTTGGTAGTCTATAACCATTTTAGTGCCGAGACATTGAATGAAGCTTTCCGCAACGCAGCCTTAGAAGATCCTACGCTTTCTGATAGACTGCTGGATATTATTCCCCATGGCGTGGATACGAGTGTGTTTTATCCTTTGGGGGATCGGGTTGCAGCGAAGAAACAACTTTTGCCGGATCTACCAGAATTCTACGACTCCTTCATCGTCTTAAACGCTAATCGCAATCAGCCCCGTAAGCGTATTGATCTCACGATGAAAGGCTTTGCTCTTTTCGCTCGTGATAAGCCCAAAAACGTAAAGCTCTGCTTACACATGGGGCTCGAAGGTTATGGTTGGAATCTTACTATACTTGCTCGCCGTCTGGGGCTTGAGGAGCGGTTGATCCTAACTTCCAATCAGCCCGAATTCGCATGGGAAAGCGTTGAAAAGCTGAACTTGATCTACAATGCTTGCGATGTGGGAATCAACACCTCGACGGGTGAGGGTTGGGGTTTGGTCAGCTTCGAGCACGGAGCTACGGGCGCAGCTCAGGTTGTCCCTCATCATAGTTCTTGTGCCGAGCTTTGGCAGGGCGCGGCTGAACTTATGGAGCCATCTTTCTCTCTGACCACAGAGCGTGTGCTCTTCGCGGGTGAGTATGTTACCCCAGAGACCATTGCGCAAACGCTAGAAAAACTATACCAAAACCATCAGCTTCGACAGGAGCGTTCTGAACAAGCCTATATACGAGCAACTGACCCTGCCTATAACTGGGACAACATTGCTCGCTCATGGGCTGGTCTCTTTGAGGAAGTCCTGGCTACGCGCCTTTACGTCGCTAGATGA
- a CDS encoding BlaI/MecI/CopY family transcriptional regulator, producing the protein MDAYIDNVALRSNRPGLKKLLGDQEAEIMEQVWALEGPVLARQVHERMPSGARLAYSTVVCTMGRLVAKRLLQVVDDTTKPYYYLPTISQKDFVNQAVERVICALMADFPSAVSAIVEREGLHTPGLVEAVLDLKE; encoded by the coding sequence ATGGACGCATACATCGACAATGTAGCCCTGCGCTCTAACCGACCTGGGCTCAAGAAACTCCTAGGAGACCAGGAAGCGGAGATCATGGAGCAGGTGTGGGCCTTAGAAGGTCCGGTCCTAGCGCGACAGGTCCATGAGCGGATGCCCAGTGGAGCGCGGCTTGCGTACTCCACGGTAGTCTGCACCATGGGGCGGTTGGTGGCTAAACGACTGCTCCAAGTCGTGGACGACACGACCAAGCCGTACTACTACCTACCCACAATTTCGCAAAAGGACTTTGTCAACCAGGCGGTGGAGCGGGTGATTTGCGCTCTGATGGCAGACTTTCCCTCAGCAGTATCGGCTATTGTGGAACGCGAAGGATTGCACACGCCCGGTTTAGTCGAAGCAGTACTCGATCTCAAGGAGTAG
- a CDS encoding glycosyltransferase family 4 protein, which yields MSNTLTLQEPTVNPDAMASRLNEEQGEHLQIVPQRTRLLIVGDAAVKTGFARVIQSIFEPLQHVYEIHHLGINYLGDPHDYPWPIYPAMNGGDRFGVGRLKALVERLRPSLVFIVYDIWTLGDYMRELADYTDPLKVVLYCPIESGPIDPAFIVRLAGAHRLVSYTQFGKQQLEQAIDQAHQHRPDLRLPPVEVIPHGVDTQRFFPLPPAPSRNNPKSGRLQARKMLWPTLTDNEDAFIVLNANRNQPRKRIDLTIEGFALFAKDKPAHVRLYLHMGVEDLGWNILKLAHRLGIDDRLILSGLTHTIPSISDEQMNLVYNACDVGLNTASSEGWGLVSFEHAATGAAQVMTGHGVTRELWQGAAELVDPALSLLEPMTLTEAHIVTPQGVADALERLYQDREYLAQRQTAAYHNAANPAYSWQQIARDWERLFAQTLTEDQRKTS from the coding sequence GTGAGCAATACGCTTACCCTTCAAGAACCTACGGTCAATCCAGATGCAATGGCTTCTAGACTCAATGAAGAGCAGGGAGAACATCTACAAATTGTGCCCCAACGAACTCGTCTACTAATAGTAGGAGATGCAGCCGTCAAGACCGGGTTTGCCCGCGTGATCCAGAGTATTTTTGAACCGCTCCAGCATGTCTACGAGATCCATCATCTGGGAATCAATTATCTCGGTGACCCCCATGATTACCCTTGGCCGATTTATCCGGCCATGAACGGAGGAGACCGCTTTGGCGTCGGTCGCTTGAAAGCCCTGGTTGAACGTCTCAGACCGAGCCTTGTATTCATCGTCTACGACATCTGGACCCTCGGCGACTATATGCGGGAATTGGCAGACTACACCGATCCGCTCAAGGTCGTCCTGTATTGTCCCATCGAATCTGGGCCAATTGACCCTGCCTTTATTGTCCGGTTAGCGGGTGCTCATCGGCTGGTCAGCTATACCCAATTTGGCAAACAACAACTCGAACAGGCGATAGATCAGGCCCACCAGCACCGACCGGACCTGCGCCTGCCGCCTGTGGAAGTGATCCCCCACGGCGTAGACACCCAAAGATTCTTCCCGCTGCCGCCCGCACCTAGCAGGAATAACCCGAAGTCCGGTCGGCTCCAGGCCAGGAAGATGCTCTGGCCTACGCTCACCGATAATGAAGACGCCTTCATCGTCCTCAATGCCAACCGCAATCAACCGCGCAAGCGCATCGACCTGACTATCGAAGGCTTTGCCCTGTTCGCCAAAGACAAGCCTGCTCATGTCCGGCTCTACCTACATATGGGCGTGGAGGACCTGGGGTGGAATATTCTGAAACTGGCACACCGCCTTGGCATTGATGACCGCTTGATCCTGTCCGGCCTGACCCACACCATCCCATCTATCTCCGATGAGCAGATGAATCTCGTCTACAACGCCTGCGATGTGGGGCTGAATACGGCGTCCTCTGAAGGCTGGGGGCTGGTCAGCTTTGAGCACGCCGCCACGGGTGCAGCCCAGGTCATGACCGGGCACGGCGTCACCCGCGAGTTGTGGCAAGGGGCGGCGGAATTGGTAGACCCGGCACTTAGCTTACTGGAGCCGATGACGCTGACTGAGGCGCATATCGTAACGCCCCAAGGGGTAGCTGATGCCCTCGAACGGCTCTACCAAGACCGGGAATATCTAGCACAGAGGCAGACTGCTGCATACCATAACGCCGCCAACCCCGCTTACTCCTGGCAGCAGATTGCTCGAGATTGGGAAAGACTATTTGCCCAGACGTTAACTGAAGACCAGAGGAAAACATCATGA
- a CDS encoding M56 family metallopeptidase gives MDNPSTLVPLLVPLVTALVISVAALGTSCWFLKVGALRDGRVLSSYAGIFVPSLALALGVGHLSLDMAHAISAICPLSVVLGAMLLVGITFVGGYLWRQHKLQRDLASLCHPASPAVQQRADKVAQGFAMVIAPVLVIPAERPLAFVLGIGEAEVCLSQGLLDTLDPVELEQVIAHELAHIQRRDNLIALVSTFFLGVTAFLPSSWWAFSHLLRERELAADELAVSVTGKPVALARALLKVAVPDHPAFSPAAGLIQPDTIDMRVKNLVRLHHLKQEAARPHPLSKGGREKLWLLGLTLLGPFPVGWLIFALPHLLHLP, from the coding sequence ATGGATAATCCTTCCACCCTGGTACCGCTCCTGGTCCCCTTGGTCACAGCCCTGGTCATCTCTGTGGCAGCCCTTGGGACCTCCTGCTGGTTTCTAAAAGTTGGAGCCTTGCGCGATGGGCGTGTGCTCAGTAGCTATGCGGGTATTTTTGTCCCCTCGCTGGCTTTGGCTCTAGGGGTAGGGCACCTATCGTTAGATATGGCCCACGCCATCAGCGCCATTTGTCCCCTTTCGGTTGTGCTGGGGGCTATGCTCCTGGTCGGAATCACGTTTGTCGGGGGCTACCTCTGGCGGCAGCACAAGCTACAGAGGGATTTAGCGAGCTTGTGTCACCCGGCAAGCCCCGCAGTCCAGCAAAGGGCGGACAAGGTAGCTCAGGGATTTGCCATGGTCATTGCGCCTGTGCTGGTTATCCCCGCAGAGCGCCCCCTTGCTTTCGTGCTAGGCATTGGGGAAGCTGAGGTCTGCCTATCGCAAGGGCTCCTCGATACCCTAGACCCGGTGGAGTTAGAGCAGGTCATTGCCCATGAGTTGGCGCATATCCAGCGTCGGGATAACCTCATCGCCCTGGTCAGTACCTTCTTTCTCGGCGTTACGGCTTTTCTGCCTAGTAGCTGGTGGGCCTTTAGCCATCTATTGCGGGAGCGCGAACTGGCGGCAGACGAATTGGCGGTGAGCGTGACGGGTAAGCCTGTGGCGCTGGCCCGAGCCCTGCTCAAGGTTGCTGTTCCTGATCATCCAGCGTTCTCGCCAGCGGCAGGGCTAATCCAGCCGGACACCATAGATATGCGGGTGAAGAATTTAGTCCGGCTCCATCATCTCAAGCAGGAAGCGGCAAGACCGCACCCTCTGTCCAAGGGAGGCCGAGAGAAACTATGGCTACTGGGCCTGACGCTGCTGGGACCGTTCCCTGTGGGTTGGCTTATTTTTGCACTGCCCCATTTGCTCCACCTTCCCTGA